Proteins encoded together in one Chitinophaga sp. LS1 window:
- a CDS encoding YceI family protein, whose translation MYHSAIIRKGIATLLFVQLIVAAAFAQNKTLVVSGISLKVNGTSTLHDWEMKATSGTCTADLTFSPAGQLTGITALSYTVGAETLKSEHSGMDSNAYKALKTKKNPNITFKITTSTVAADGSIKAQGQLTIAGVTKAVELTAKSTAAAGGKSVVIKGSKVINMTDFQVDPPSFMMGAMKTGNAVTISYEFTLHQ comes from the coding sequence ATGTATCACTCAGCAATCATCAGAAAAGGAATCGCCACATTACTGTTCGTACAACTTATCGTAGCGGCAGCATTTGCACAGAATAAAACACTGGTAGTAAGCGGCATTAGTCTCAAAGTAAACGGTACATCTACCCTTCACGACTGGGAAATGAAAGCTACTTCCGGAACCTGTACAGCTGACCTTACCTTCAGCCCTGCCGGCCAGCTGACCGGTATTACTGCACTCAGTTACACTGTAGGTGCAGAAACGCTGAAAAGTGAACACAGTGGCATGGATAGCAATGCATATAAAGCATTAAAAACTAAAAAGAATCCAAACATCACTTTCAAAATTACTACTTCAACTGTAGCTGCAGATGGTTCCATCAAAGCACAAGGTCAACTGACCATTGCAGGTGTAACCAAAGCAGTAGAACTGACAGCGAAGAGCACTGCAGCAGCCGGTGGTAAATCAGTAGTTATCAAAGGAAGCAAAGTTATCAATATGACTGACTTCCAGGTGGATCCTCCATCCTTCATGATGGGTGCCATGAAAACTGGTAACGCTGTAACTATCAGCTACGAGTTTACACTTCACCAATAA